Proteins encoded within one genomic window of Vidua macroura isolate BioBank_ID:100142 chromosome 2, ASM2450914v1, whole genome shotgun sequence:
- the UNC50 gene encoding protein unc-50 homolog gives MLPTTLVNSGSQGNGVLSRRDAARHTAGAKRYKYLRRLFHFRQMDFEFALWQMLYLFTSPQRVYRNFHYRKQTKDQWARDDPAFLVLLSIWLCVSTVGFGFVLDMGFFETIKLLLWVVFIDCVGVGLLIATLMWFISNKYLVKQQNRDYDVEWGYAFDVHLNAFYPLLVILHFIQLFFINYVIISDSVIGYFVGNTLWLIAIGYYIYVTFLGYSALPFLKNTAILLYPFALLIMLYLISLACGWNFTKMLCSFYKYRVK, from the exons ATGCTGCCAACCACGTTGGTTAATTCTGGGAGCCAGGGCAATGGTGTGCTGAGCCGCAGAGATGCTGCGAGGCACACGGCCGGAGCAAAACGCTACAAGTACCTCCGGAGGCTCTTCCACTTCCGACAGATGGACTTCGAGTTTGCACTTTGGCAGATGCTTTACCTGTTCACTTCACCACAGAGGGTTTACAGGAACTTCCACTACAGAAAACAGACAAAGGACCAATGGGCGAGAGATGATCCTGCCTTCCTTGTGCTGCTCAGTATCTGGCTTTGTG tGTCTACTGTAGGATTTGGATTTGTGTTGgacatgggtttttttgaaacaaTAAAACTGCTACTTTGGGTTGTATTCATAGACTGCGTAGGCGTGGGGCTCCTGATTGCAACTCTGATGTG GTTCATTTCAAATAAGTACTTAGTgaagcagcagaacagagatTATGATGTGGAGTGGGGATATGCCTTTGATGTGCATCTGAATGCTTTCTACCCTCTTCTAGTCATCCTGCATTTTATCCAGCTGTTCTTCATCAACT ATGTCATCATATCTGATTCTGTCATTGGGTATTTTGTTGGGAATACATTATGGCTGATTGCAATTGGCTATTACATCTATGTGACATTCCTAGGATACAGTG CATTGCCCTTTTTGAAGAACACAGCTATTCTTTTGTATCCATTTGCACTTCTCATCATGCTCTATTTGATCTCATTAGCATGTGGATGGAACTTCACCAAGATGCTTTGTTCCTTTTATAAATACAGAGTGAAATAA
- the LOC128802833 gene encoding cytochrome c oxidase assembly factor 5: MPKYYEDKEEDGRACSGVREDLRQCLLESPCVLQENKSPKQCLREGHCRSLQVTFFACKRSMLDTRARFRGRKGY; the protein is encoded by the exons ATGCCCAAGTACTACGAGGATAAGGAGGAGGACGGGCGCGCCTGCAGCGGCGTGAGGGAGGACCTGCGGCAGTGCCTGCTGGAGAGCCCCTGCGTCCTGCAG gaaaacaaaagccCTAAGCAATGCTTGAGGGAAGGACACTGTAGGAGTTTGCAAGTGACATTCTTTGCATGCAAAAGATCAATG TTGGATACCAGGGCAAGAttcagaggaaggaagggatACTGA